CTCACCAGGCAGTGTGCATCTTTTATTCTGGCTTTGTGTGGTGTCTGCTATAATAATATTCTTATCTGGGTTGCGATTACCAAGTGCTGCTAGAATACAAGTGTTAAATAGTAAAAGATAATAAATCCATTATATTGGTACTTTAAATATGAATTCGGGTTTTCTAACTTAAAATCATCTGTGtgttctcattaatttttaGCTTATTTCCTAAGAATTGTGTCAGGGATATATACACATAATGCCAAGAGATAAGAAGTGAAATTAAAACAGCCAACTGTTTCATTACTTACTGCCATACTAGGAACCAAACATATATATTAACCTTTGCATACCTAGGATACCATGAAAGGGCGGTAAGAATTTCCACATTAAAAGTCATCAACAAAACAGTGAAAACCACTACGTGTTCCTAAGACTATTCTATAAATGTGTTCCCCAGATATTTTTCAGGTAGGTTCAccttttctttgctgccttAGCTTGAAGCTATCTCTCATAAGAATTCAGCATGAACAAAATACCAGTGATTACTTGCAAATACAGGGTATTCTCTCCCACCTAGAATTCTGTCAAAGGCACAGCTACACCATCACTTCAGAATAAAACTAAAACCCTGGAAGTGACGTCGCACTGTTGCTTAAGTAgcaatttcaaacaaatcaaCACCATCAATAAATCCTCAATGAAATACCGAGCAGTAGCATAACTGAAATGTTTATCAGACCAGGGAACTAACTCTTCATATGTACTAAATGTGGAAGCGTGTTGACATCAACGGGAGTTGCACATTTATATCAAAGATTAATGGTCTGTAGCTCCTGTCCACAATGTGTTGTTAATTCTGCCAGGACTGAAGGACAAATTATATCCTCTTGACAAATTTCAGATGAGGAGGATACAAGAAACTGACTAAGGGTGGAAACTTGAATCTGGTTCTCCCTCATCCCTGCCAACTGTTCAAAGCATCAGGACTAGTCTGTCTCCATCTGTCTTGCTGGAAATACTttacaaataacaaaaaaagaaaagaaagcagactTTCTACTGATGCTGCATCCTGGTGGAGGATTCTTTTACTGAGCGTGTGTGTGAAAGGGGTATATTTTAAATAGTCAGCATTAGCTAATTAAAAGGCTGTTGGTCTCCAAGGATGGAATGATATGGGCTACAAAATCATCTCTGCACTTACCTCTGTACATGATGTAGCAGCGTGCTTCTTTGGTTTTGCTGCAGCATTTATTTCAGTACATGCTATGTATCCATTCCTGATTTCCTCTATGGAGCTATACTTCCTGGGGTCAGTCACTTCCAACAATAACCTTGTCTCTTCTTTGTTATATCTGAGCGGGACTTCAGGAATACTGCGCAGATGTACAGTAAGGCAGATTAGGAAAACCAAGGCTGACAAGAGGAAAATCACCTGGAATTCCGATGTTAAGGAATATCCTAGTACGGTTTGACCCCAATCCACAGCACCTGTCAGGTAACCCAGGGCTCCTCCTAAGCCTacacgggggaaaaaaaaagggggaaaaaatctacTGGTattcacaaaataaacaaacagcacACAATACCCTCAACATGTGATTCCCTCTAGTAATGATTGAATAAACACCCTTCAGATATCATTATACGTGGAAAGAATCACAAGGAAGTGGAACACTGAGCTATTCACACATATGAGCAGTTACCAAAATGTCTCTTGGAAAATATCCTTGGTTCTGGTGGATGGAGCTCTCAAAAAAAGACCCAAATATTTAGCAACATGGACCTCCATCTCTTTGCCAGCCAATATTCTGTATgattcagaaacatttctttgaagctgtcttttctttgaaacagtgagtaacacaaaataaaactctACTGGAACATGTGTTTTCTGAAACTTCATagaaaaaacaattttcctATTACATCAAGACTATCTGTACTTCAGACTTTGTAAAATGTACTTTATACAGCAGAATCTGAACAGTAATACTGCTtccatgttgttttttgtttgcttgtttgtttgtttgtgttgtttttttaggaaaggaatgaaataaaaCCCGTTGTTTTGTAATCACCAAAATCCAAGTACCTCTCCactaggaaaggaaaacaaaaaggaacgAATATAAATGAGAAATTCCTCTTATTGAGCTTCCCCATCTCAGAAAATTTAGCCTTCTCATTTTACTGTTTACTCTATCTTGTGTCTCaaagttaataaaaaaagaattcagTCTATTGTTTTACAATTCCTTCTTTCTGATGAGAGTGCAAGCTGTTTCAGAAGCACAAGGTACAAGTGTACACTGTTACATCCAGCACGTAGCTTTGGCAGGGGAGGCAGCTTTGCACAGTCCTGCCACCTCGTTAACCAGGTGGTTCTGCAGGATGTGGAAGTGACCCAGCACAGAAGCATCTGAAGGACTTGGATGTATTTCTGCTCCTCTGCTTAGGAGAACTGGAGACAATGCACGGCAGAACCATTCTGTCCAACAAAAAGTAACAGAGGTAACAAGAACCACGTATGCTTCGCCTAAACACCACGTCATTATCATTCCATTCTGGGCTTTCTGTACTTATTTCCCTCTTGGGTCTGATCACAGCCCTCCTTCCTTGTGCCCTACTGGATGGGGACTGTATCATTGcttttctaatgaaaaacaattaaGCTGTTAATATCTTTTGGAAGAAAACTTACACTAAATGTTTGCACAGCAGTTAATGCTTGATGCTCGAGGTCTTTTTTGCATACTGTTTTGACAAAAAGTAATCATGATATTGGAATGCACAGTCTGTGTGTTGTGTGTTGGGTATGTGCAGTCTTTCTTCTACTTGTCTCAGTTTTATATCTGCAAGCTATCCAGTTTCATGTTTGAACTTTAAAAATGGCAAAGACAAATTGGAGAGCAGTCTTGGGGATAGTTAATGTAAAAAGAAGGAACTAAATAGGGGAAAGATAATAATACATAAAACAGAAGCAattaaaaaggggaaggaaggatgcTTTCTGTATTTAATAGAGACAGAGAAAAGGAGTAATATATTTTAACTATAGGAAATGTATATTAAGATTAGATTTTAGGGAAAAACATTTAACAGCAAGGCCAGTGAaatgctggagcaggctgccttGGGAGGGCTGCAGAATCTCCAGCTGGGCAACTACCCATCCAAATGGGTTTAGGCACAGAAGATCTTGATATAGTGACAAGGTGTTGGACCAAATAATATGGAGAAATCTGTTCTGCTTGCATTTAATGTGATTTATCTTACATCACTTTTCACCACACAAATGAATCAGTTCAGTAGCTCTGAATGTAGAAATCAAAACTTTTTAGTAGGAAAAATAGTAAAGAGTTCTGCTGAAGGCAGGAGACTTAGAGTCTCACTCCTCATTCTGTCCAAATGAGTGATTGATTAAAATGTTGTCTGTGGGTTTCTAATGGCTCATACTGACTTCATTCCCATGTGGCTTCAGGGTTCTCTTAGAATCTGTGCCCAGGTTCCAGGATGCAGCTATTTCGTATATCCAAAATCTGTCTGTTGCCAATAGCTACTACACCTCCCTCTCAAATGGGGTAACCACCACCGAATCCATGTGCTTCTGCTCTTGGTATGGTTCAGATGCCACAAAAATCTGCATCAATACAGACTGCATGACTTCTCATCTAGCCTGTTTTTTGTCTAGACCTTTCACAGTGACTGCTCTCAGACACAGCTGGAAGCTCCTCCAAAGTCACactacaggtgcgcagccttaTGTGCATTGCCTGTTTGTTTCCTCAACACAGGGCAAAGCCTTCTGCACTGCATGAACTCTTTCCTTCCGTAACTCAGCAACTTTTCAAACGTCTAAAGGCAATCACATGAAGCAAGTTTTTGGACTGAACCCCTTGGTCTTATTTTCTGGAAGTTAGTGATTTTACATAAACTTCTATTTCTAAAGTGGAGGGCAGCATATGTTGGAGCACTGTCGAAGAACAGAAACCAGCTGTACTGCTGGTTACTTGCTCTGTCATGTGCTGAGTCAAAAATACTTATTTGTAAGTGCTACACCAAGGAAACAAGAtccttctcttaatttttccttcaccaaaaacttgaagaaaatcagaacaaaatgaCTAAActctacttcatttttttttaaatagttaatTACCCTTAATTGAACCGTGGCTATACTACTGTAAATGTTTATGCCTGCAGCCTTCTGCAGCAGAATTCTTGTAGCAGCAATCACAAGTTGCTGTGCTCTGAAGTAGTGAAAACCCAGCAACAAAAGACCCGTGACTGAAGCACAGAATCAGATGATCAGTTCATTCAAGATTAGCACCGAGTGATTATAAAATCCATGCAACTGCCTTCCCCTCCATCaaagtaggaagaaaaataaaggatctGAGTACCTGTGAAGAGGGCATGGCAATGCAGACCCTTCTCTTTATCCTGATGAGAGCAGACATCAAATAAATATGCTTTGATAGGGCCATCAATAAAGTCAGCTGCAAAATCAAAAAGCACTACTCCCAGCATGGTAACAACTATCGCCCACGTCTGCTTGTCTCTCCCATCGATGAaagctacaaaaagaaaaaaaaaaaagcctcattcTGACAGCAATAGTGTCATGTTTTGCAAAAccccatttttctttccagaaaccTCCAAATCTAAACAACGCTGTTACGCATGAGAGCTCAGTCATAACAGAATGACATCTAAGAAGCAGGATAACTATATTTTGAGTTTGCGTAGCTCTGAGATGTGCTAGGTTGACTTTTATACACAAGCAGGAACTTGGCAGCTCAAGGCTCTGCAATCGAGAGCATCACTAGCCTTTCTCTACTCTATGCACTTCCATTGCATGTTCTGGTAGCCTAAAATACTTGCATTTTGgagtatttatttgttttactcCTTTTGTTCCACCCTTGCTCTGTTATAGACAGTCAAGAGTTGGCTAACATCTCTTTCTGGGTAAATGATTACACATACATACAACAGCAGCAATATCcggaaacagagaaaaaatctgtgaaaacaCGCTCCTCCCCACAGGAAGGAGACACAAGCCACAATGATAGTGATGACTTTCTAGCAAATCTTTGAGAAGTTAGATATCAAgctaaaataaaacagcatctgGGGACATCACTCCTATCTGATTTTGCACACTCCAGGTGCAACAGGGTTTCGAAGGAGTTCTGATTTGTATTATTCACCAGCATAACACATTCCTGAGCCAAGCAAGTGCTGCAATAATTAAAGCTACATTAAAAGATGAATTACAGATAAATTTGAATGCCGACCCATCTAAAATACAGACTAATAGACATTCTCTTAAGATTTGTACTACATCATACAAACAACATAAACCATTTAACTTAATAAGGTAGATTTTAGTTCTTAAAAACTTTTCTAGGCCCAAGCAGAGTATGAACCGACCAGGCAAGCACATCAACATACAAAATACCGTAATCACATGCACAAACTACAGAACAGTACATACAGGGCACATAACATGCAGCATTAGGGCTGAACATAGATTGCAGTGCTCCTCAGCTGCTTCAGTGCCACCGAGTAACGTGCTACCCAATGTTAACACCCAAGTTTTACAGGGAAATAAAGGAACCCCTCCTTTCTTTCCAATTCAAAACACCGGCATGAGTTTTGTCTGTCAGCACAGCACATTCCCCTCACTCACCTGAGATCATCTCGTCCCCATTGAGGTACAAAGCCATGCCTACCAGCATTATGATGCCCAGACCCAGAATGTACGGTCGCCTCCTGCCCCAGCTACAGGTGCAGTGATCACTGGCTGAACCTACCACGGGCTGCAGCACGAAGCCCAGGATCGGGCTGATGAGCCACACCAGGCTGTAGAGGCTCTTGGGCAGCCCTACACTGAGCAGCACCGGCGTGACAAAGGCAGCCTCCACAGCATAGCAGAACTCCCTGCCGAACATCGCCATGCTGTGCATGACCAGCCTTCCCGTCGGTCGCTTCTTCGGTACCACCATCCCGGTCCTGGTCACGGATTGCTGCATagccttctctttccctctggTGTGGTCCAGGTCGGTCATGGCCACCTCAGAAGAGGGTGGAAGGGCCCTGTGGAAGCTCTGTTTGGTTAAGGTCATGGCTCTGGTTACTCGCCCCGGCCTGGCAAGTCGGTGCTGCCTGCTCTGGCTGACATGGAGCGCGGGTCATATGCCGGGTGGATTTGGTCTGCAGTGGGGGAGGGACTCACATACTTTTATGGCTCTGCGATCACAAGTTATGAAAGGAAGGGGGCGGGGATGAGCGTTAACATTAGCAGATCTGCCCTCCTGGATGTCTGCAAAGCAGGACTAAAGCGTTACTGTTGAAGCGTGAAACATGCCTACAACGGGAGCATACATCACATGGGCACGGCGCAGGATCAGCCCGGCACAAATCTGCTCCTCTTGCTGCTGCAAGACAGCGGTGACACCAGGAATAGAGAGCCCTCATCTCTCCACTCAGCAAACAACCCGCACGCCGGAGGGCTGAATTCCTGtaggagggggaaaaatacaaatataaatctATAATCACATATCCAGAAAAGGATTTCGAGGCACTTGATGAAGATAAGCGAGCCTACCTATTGTTCTATTGCTGGTGACAGACACACAGCTTGACAGAAGTCTGTCAAACAGCAActgctgaatattttattgcatCTGCTCTGTGCCACCCTCGATAAACTGATTATTTTCTTGGTTTCTAAAAAACAACGGGGTATCAGGATcacttagtttttgttttgttttgaaacagtcTCACCTGCCACATAAACTTTtggcaagaaaacagaaggtttTAGAAGAAATCTATAGTGACACACCAAACCCCATTCCTTTTAGGTCAGCCACCTGACACAGGCAGCTGAGCCAACCTATGCTGAACTTAGCAGTAGTTTttatattgacctcagcaaatATTGGGTCAAAACCTGGGTGTGCTGTAAAGTAAGTTTGACAACGTTGATTCTACGCCAACACAAGCAGATGCATTTGGGACTAAGCAAGCTGTCAGATCTtagtgtggagccaggagttggactcgataatCTTGGCAGGTCCCCTCCAACATAGGATATTCTCTGATAGTGCAAAGGTGCATAATACTCAGCAATTCGTCAGAGTGATTATCTGCTGAAaacttaaaatacttttgtttaatTGTATATCTAACTTGTCAATACCTACTAAATAATTCCTCCTTCTATGCAGGTGTTTGTGTAGTAAGATATAAAAGGATTTTTGGTAGTAGCAATGCTGACATTTTGGCATGACATCTCTAAAATAAGCTTTGGAAGTCTTTGCAAGCAATGAGCTAATCTTCCCCAAtgtaaacactgaaaatatcacTCTCCCACACaccctaaaacaaacaaactccaaCCCCCCCTGAATTCCTGACACATTGGACTAATGATTGTATTAAGACCATAtagctaattatttttaaaaacgtAATTATATTTGTGTTGAAAGAGCAAAGACTTCTTCAAATGACTAATTTGAAGGAAATGACAACCACCATAGAACAACCATTGTTTAAAACCCATGCAGCTAAGTTGCCTACcatttttccaaaaagaaagaaaaggattaaTACTTGGCAGATATTTTGTAAtaacaaatttatttctgaaatgactTTTCAGGCAAACTGAAATGTCAAATCTAATCTAATCAGGCAACTGCATAAAGAAAATGTAGACAggattttaaatacaattaCTTTATCATTGTAACTCTACAGCAATACATAAGAAAACAGCGTTATTTGTATAATTGTTTTGGCATGGTAAAGCAAATGAatcaacacagaaaaataaaaatccccttTAATCTATGAGTAAACAGTCATATGTTTAGGAAGTATATGACTATATTTTATGAAAAGGTAAGGCCTTCAGGTAATTGCAACACAACAAAGCAATGGATCAACTATGAGTCAAAAGAACCAACCAATTCACAGGAtatggtatttttaaaatattttgaggatTTACATCTGCTTGCTAAGGCAAATAGTGTAGAACTTGAGAACACAATTTCATTATCATCCTAGACTGCAAACCATCCCAGCACACAAATATGTAACTCCCATTAAATCTAAAACTTCAGTCATTTAAAAGTAGTAGCACACAAACTTTTATTTGTCATgtaattaaatttaatacatAAAATCTTACTACATCAGCCTGAAGTTTGTCTGATTTGCATAGTCAGAGATTATAAATTAGCTTTAGGTTTGTTGAATTCTATTATTTTGTCAGAATAAAGTTGAGCAATCTCGTTCTTAGTAAATCCATATTCCAGGAGTATCTCTTCTGTGTGCTCGCCTATAAAAGGATCTCTTTTAAGCGATGGAACAGCAGGGGTCCTTGAAAGTAGAGGAGCAGGTCTAGGACTTATCTCTTCCTGATCATTTTTGATAAAAGAACTTCTTTGTTTGTTATGCTGATGTGAGGCAGCATCATCAAAGGACAAAACAGGGGTCACACAGGCATCAGTTCCATCAAATATGTGGCACCATTCAGCTTGTGTCTTCTTTGCAAATATGGAtgcaaacattttcttcatttcaggcCAGTCAGAGAAACTCAACTGATCAGGAAGTTTGTCTGAATCGAGCCCGAGACCTGAAAGAAGAAGATCAAAGCTAAGTATGTTTCTCTGGAAGCTTTTGTTCTGCAGGCAGTCCAACACAGCAGAGCACAGTAACCAAAAAAACTTCATTGGGATATCTATGACTAGGAGAGTAgggaacaggaaaataaaatgttgtattATTTGCATTACACTAAATTGTACCAGCTATCGCCTCCTAACAACACCAAGGTGCTGAAgcgtgtccaaagaagggcaacaaagctggtgaaaggcatagagaacaagtcttaccaggagcagctgagggagctggggttgtttagtttggagaaaagaaggttcaggggagaccttattgtacTTCACAGTTACTTTATTTAAAGGAGGTTGTGGTGAGGTTGGGATCGGGCTCGTCTTCTAAGCAATAACTAATAAGATGAAGGGAAATAGCCTCAAGCTGcgccaggagaggtttaggttagatacTAGGAGcagtttcttcactgaaagagtTATgcagcattggaataggctgcccagggatgtggttgagtcaccatccctggaggtcttcaagaaatgtgtagacgtagcatggtttagtggtggcctcgtcagtactaggttaaaggttggactagatgatcttagaggtcttttccaacctgaatgactcTACGGTTCTGTGAACTAAGTTCACATATATGCTCATTTCTGCAATTTATAACATcagaggggcagcagctccctcaaGATCACATTTTGTCCTGACAACAATTTCTATCACAGAAGCTATGTCACAGAAGCTGCCTGGAGTCCAACGTGACCAGGTATTTCCACGCTGGAGATGAGAAGATGGTGTGGATGGATAAGCTTGGGCTTGATCTGAACAAGGCAGTGTGGCAGCAGATGCCTGCAGGCTAACGGACATGCTTCTTGGACTGCCTCAGTCAAAACAGATTACAGCAGCATCTACTGTTCTCACCTCCTCGGCATGGTCCCCACGTTCAAactctcctgctgcttctcttctgGACGAGTGAAACCCGCAGCCCTCACACTCACGCTTAAGAACCCAGCTTCCCAGAAAGTCACTCACATGGACCACCAGGTATGCAGTACACACACCCCTTCTGAGACACAACAGCATGAGATCGACATGCAGGCTTTGTACAAAAAATTTTCTGAACTAGGGGACCCTTAGCTCCTTTTCCCAACTAAGCACCACTTTTCCTCTTAGTGTGGAGCTCACATCTCTCCTGTGCAGACAGTTTCCTGTCTCAGTTTCTGTTCTCATCTCATCCTGTTCCCCGTACTCCGTATTCCAAGGAGACAGAAGAATCATTAAAATTTCTTCTCCGGCTTACCACAAAAAGGAATtaagaaacaagaaagagacAACACAATTAAACCACATTTTCAAGTTGGAGATAGCATAAACTTAATTAACAATATCAAATAGAATTCAGAAGTGGTATACTGAAGGCTGCCCAAATAATCACATCTTTAAATTTACTACCTTGAATGAAGCAGATAAAATCCAGAAGAATGAGAGGCAGGAGAGAAGTCAATCTCAGAAATTTAGAAAGGTTTGCGAACAATTATTATCATAATGCttttacaaataaacaaaaaggggCTTCTTAGAAAACTGCTTTTTGTAAAAGGCAGCGAAAATGTGGAGCTCTGCAAATATTTAATGTCGAGACTTCTTATATTTTGATATGGCTGCTATCAGATTGATGATCTGACTTGCGATTGTTAACAGGGCTTGGCTACTAGATGCCTGTTTGCATGTAAAATGTAGACAGAACTCTCATCTTCAGCTgtagataaaaaataaacaattgtggttttttgttgttttttttttgtttgtttgtttgtttgtttttttacattttccacTATTTCTACAGCTTCCTTATCACTTAAAGAGGTAAAAATACAGATAAGCAAAACACAGAATGGAGAAGAATATCATCTCCATTCTTCTGCTCTTTAATATCTTACTTTTTCCTTATCATCTCTACTATGTTACATTGTTGGGTTTCAGTCTCTTCTGAATTATATAGGTATCATAATATGAAATGAGTTTCACTGTTGCTCACAAGATTCTTAAATAGtaactttgaaaataaacacgtgctttgaaatttaattttggtGTTGCAAAAAGTATGATGCAGAGAGACTGCTTATCTCCAGATCCAGAAATACTGCCTTGAAATAGATCAAATTTAGAACAAATCAACACAGCCAAAGGCAGAATAAGAATCCTCACATCTTATCAGAGATTCCCAAAGATATCAGGTTAAGTATCACTACAAGGCAAACATTTGTCCTAAGCAAGTTACCATGTCACATGCACCTTAAATCTCTAAACTTGGAATCTACTATTTATAACCATTCATATCATGTTCAAAAATAGATCAACAAAAGATTACTCATAATGGTTAAGTATCCATAATTAAATTGAACCTAATGATGCTTACAAAATCTTCAAAATATAGTACTGAAGATGAACAGTGCTGGACAGCTTACCTAAGAACCAGGAAATGAGGGAAATTTATCTTCCACAACAGTTAAAGCTAAGCAACAGCATATATTTTAGACTCTGTCTCGGTGCATGAAATCTTGTCTATTGGAAACACTGTCTGATAAACACTGATTTGCTTATTAATTATATTTGGGTTCCACTAGTCAGCTCAATATGAATAGAGCTCTACTATTATCCCATTACACAATTATATTTGAAGACCATGCCAGATGGAAAGTTG
This region of Anas platyrhynchos isolate ZD024472 breed Pekin duck chromosome Z, IASCAAS_PekinDuck_T2T, whole genome shotgun sequence genomic DNA includes:
- the SLC45A2 gene encoding membrane-associated transporter protein isoform X2; its protein translation is MTLTKQSFHRALPPSSEVAMTDLDHTRGKEKAMQQSVTRTGMVVPKKRPTGRLVMHSMAMFGREFCYAVEAAFVTPVLLSVGLPKSLYSLVWLISPILGFVLQPVVGSASDHCTCSWGRRRPYILGLGIIMLVGMALYLNGDEMISAFIDGRDKQTWAIVVTMLGVVLFDFAADFIDGPIKAYLFDVCSHQDKEKGLHCHALFTGLGGALGYLTGAVDWGQTVLGYSLTSEFQVIFLLSALVFLICLTVHLRSIPEVPLRYNKEETRLLLEVTDPRKYSSIEEIRNGYIACTEINAAAKPKKHAATSCTETQRRMTLKSLLKTLFSMPSHYRYLCVSHLFGWMAFLSNMLFFTDFMGQVVYRGSPYAPHNSTVYLTYRRGVEVGCWGLCINAISSSVYSCPESAGR
- the SLC45A2 gene encoding membrane-associated transporter protein isoform X1, with amino-acid sequence MTLTKQSFHRALPPSSEVAMTDLDHTRGKEKAMQQSVTRTGMVVPKKRPTGRLVMHSMAMFGREFCYAVEAAFVTPVLLSVGLPKSLYSLVWLISPILGFVLQPVVGSASDHCTCSWGRRRPYILGLGIIMLVGMALYLNGDEMISAFIDGRDKQTWAIVVTMLGVVLFDFAADFIDGPIKAYLFDVCSHQDKEKGLHCHALFTGLGGALGYLTGAVDWGQTVLGYSLTSEFQVIFLLSALVFLICLTVHLRSIPEVPLRYNKEETRLLLEVTDPRKYSSIEEIRNGYIACTEINAAAKPKKHAATSCTETQRRMTLKSLLKTLFSMPSHYRYLCVSHLFGWMAFLSNMLFFTDFMGQVVYRGSPYAPHNSTVYLTYRRGVEVGCWGLCINAISSSVYSYLQKILLQYIGLKGLYFIGYLLFGLGTGLIGLFPNVYSTLALCSLFGVMSSTLYTVPFQLIAEYHREEEVQSLQEDEQDTDHRRGKGIDCAALTCMVQLAQIILGVGLGLLVSVAGSVVTVISASMVSLIGCCFVAFCVRYVG